A part of Sugiyamaella lignohabitans strain CBS 10342 chromosome D, complete sequence genomic DNA contains:
- the GUT1 gene encoding glycerol kinase (Glycerol kinase; converts glycerol to glycerol-3-phosphate; glucose repression of expression is mediated by Adr1p and Ino2p-Ino4p; derepression of expression on non-fermentable carbon sources is mediated by Opi1p and Rsf1p; GO_component: GO:0005737 - cytoplasm [Evidence IDA] [PMID 14562095]; GO_component: GO:0005739 - mitochondrion [Evidence IDA] [PMID 17054397]; GO_function: GO:0005524 - ATP binding [Evidence IEA]; GO_function: GO:0004370 - glycerol kinase activity [Evidence IEA,IEA]; GO_function: GO:0004370 - glycerol kinase activity [Evidence IMP,ISS] [PMID 8358828]; GO_function: GO:0016301 - kinase activity [Evidence IEA]; GO_function: GO:0000166 - nucleotide binding [Evidence IEA]; GO_function: GO:0016773 - phosphotransferase activity, alcohol group as acceptor [Evidence IEA]; GO_function: GO:0016740 - transferase activity [Evidence IEA]; GO_process: GO:0005975 - carbohydrate metabolic process [Evidence IEA]; GO_process: GO:0019563 - glycerol catabolic process [Evidence IEA]; GO_process: GO:0006071 - glycerol metabolic process [Evidence IEA]; GO_process: GO:0006071 - glycerol metabolic process [Evidence TAS] [PMID 8358828]; GO_process: GO:0006072 - glycerol-3-phosphate metabolic process [Evidence IEA]; GO_process: GO:0016310 - phosphorylation [Evidence IEA]) produces the protein MSPEPTVLEVAGELQMASIDRDAFKNVSDVPVDEEQYVLALDQGTTSARVIVFSSESVPVASHQVELNQHYPHPGWVEHDPMELIRACRECIDKVGDKLDAKRIPRKNVKALGITNQRETTVLWDKRNGQPVYNAIVWSDTRTEGTVVRLEQKPNADKVPKICGLHISTYFAAVKVRWILDNVPKAREVYEEGCLCFGTVDSWILYNFTNGARHITDATNASRSMFMNIQTLEYDAELVDFFDVPKLNLPDVVSSSEIYGYFSDDDAAFPSLPISGCLGDQSSALVGHLGFDKGDAKNTYGTGCFLLYNTGNDPVTSENGLLTTIAFQLKGQKPVYALEGSIAVAGSIIKWFRNNLGLIETSEQMSDLAGQVKDSAGVYFVTAFSGLFAPYWRRDARGTIVGLTAYTTRAHIARAAIEATCFQTRAILESMSRDSGVPFHKLLVDGGMSSSAVAMQIQSDILGMEVVRPGMREPTALGAAIVAGLATGVWNDLDHVRSKLQKRRTITSFTGSLTEKERDEQYRMWGRAVEKACGWVE, from the coding sequence ATGAGTCCTGAACCCACAGTACTGGAAGTCGCTGGCGAGCTCCAGATGGCGTCGATTGATAGAGACGCTTTCAAGAACGTGTCGGATGTGCCAGTAGACGAAGAACAGTACGTGTTAGCACTGGATCAAGGAACTACTTCGGCACGAGTGATTGTTTTTTCCAGTGAATCAGTCCCAGTGGCTTCACATCAGGTCGAACTCAATCAACATTACCCCCACCCAGGATGGGTCGAGCATGATCCTATGGAGCTGATCCGTGCTTGTAGAGAGTGTATAGACAAGGTTGGCGACAAGCTCGATGCCAAACGTATCCCCAGAAAGAATGTCAAGGCTCTAGGTATCACCAATCAGCGAGAAACTACTGTATTATGGGACAAACGCAATGGTCAACCGGTGTATAATGCCATTGTCTGGTCAGATACAAGAACTGAAGGTACTGTTGTTAGACTCGAACAGAAACCTAATGCTGATAAAGTTCCTAAAATCTGTGGATTACATATCTCGACATATTTCGCAGCTGTCAAAGTAAGGTGGATCCTGGATAATGTACCCAAAGCTCGTGAAGTGTATGAGGAAGGATGTCTCTGTTTCGGTACAGTCGACTCATGGATTCTATATAATTTCACTAATGGGGCTAGACATATCACAGATGCCACTAATGCCAGTCGATCTATGTTCATGAATATTCAGACTCTAGAATACGATGCTGAACTTGTTGATTTCTTCGACGTGCCAAAGTTGAACCTTCCTGACGTCGTATCTAGTTCGGAGATTTATGGATATTTTTCGGACGACGACGCTGCATTTCCTTCATTGCCAATTAGTGGCTGTTTGGGCGACCAGTCGTCGGCTTTAGTTGGTCATCTGGGATTCGATAAAGGAGATGCCAAGAACACTTATGGAACAGGATGTTTCTTGCTATATAACACCGGTAACGACCCTGTGACATCAGAGAACGGGCTTCTGACGACGATTGCATTTCAACTCAAGGGTCAGAAACCCGTTTACGCACTTGAGGGCTCgattgctgttgctggaaGCATTATCAAGTGGTTCCGGAATAACCTGGGTCTTATTGAGACCAGTGAGCAGATGAGCGACTTGGCTGGCCAGGTCAAGGACAGTGCTGGTGTTTACTTTGTCACTGCTTTCTCTGGTCTGTTTGCTCCTTACTGGAGACGCGATGCAAGAGGAACTATTGTCGGTCTTACTGCCTATACCACCCGAGCCCATATTGCTCGTGCTGCTATTGAGGCCACCTGTTTTCAAACGCGAGCTATTCTTGAGAGCATGTCTCGAGACTCGGGTGTACCATTCCACAAGCTTCTGGTAGATGGAGGAATGTCCAGTTCAGCTGTTGCTATGCAAATCCAGTCGGATATCCTCGGTATGGAGGTTGTACGACCTGGAATGCGTGAACCCACCGCCCTTGGAGCTGCTATTGTAGCGGGTCTCGCTACCGGGGTATGGAACGACCTGGATCATGTCCGTAGTAAACTCCAGAAACGCCGAACCATCACTAGCTTTACAGGATCTCTGACCGAGAAGGAACGTGACGAGCAATACCGCATGTGGGGACGCGCCGTCGAGAAGGCCTGTGGCTGGGTGGAGTAG
- the FMP37 gene encoding Mpc1p: MCTTHFWGPVSNFGIPVAAIMDLKKDPTLISGPMTGSLIVYSLVFMRYATAVTPWNPLLFGCHVVNEIAQIGQGARFVNYWYLGGKDKATTAPAAPAASSEEK; the protein is encoded by the coding sequence ATGTGCACCACGCACTTCTGGGGCCCAGTATCCAACTTCGGTATCCCCGTTGCTGCCATAATGGACCTTAAAAAGGATCCTACCCTGATCTCTGGCCCCATGACCGGTTCCCTCATCGTCTACTCGCTCGTGTTCATGAGATATGCCACTGCCGTGACCCCCTGGAACCCACTTTTGTTCGGCTGTCACGTCGTCAATGAGATTGCCCAGATTGGCCAAGGCGCCCGTTTCGTTAACTACTGGTACCTTGGCGGCAAGGACAAGGCCACCACtgcccctgctgctcctgctgcttcttctgagGAGAAATAA
- the GEP4 gene encoding Gep4p (Mitochondrial phosphatidylglycerophosphatase (PGP phosphatase); dephosphorylates phosphatidylglycerolphosphate to generate phosphatidylglycerol, an essential step during cardiolipin biosynthesis; null mutant is sensitive to tunicamycin, DTT; GO_component: GO:0016020 - membrane [Evidence IEA]; GO_component: GO:0005743 - mitochondrial inner membrane [Evidence IEA,IEA]; GO_component: GO:0005759 - mitochondrial matrix [Evidence IDA] [PMID 20485265]; GO_component: GO:0005739 - mitochondrion [Evidence IEA]; GO_component: GO:0005739 - mitochondrion [Evidence IDA] [PMID 16823961]; GO_function: GO:0016787 - hydrolase activity [Evidence IEA]; GO_function: GO:0008962 - phosphatidylglycerophosphatase activity [Evidence IEA]; GO_function: GO:0008962 - phosphatidylglycerophosphatase activity [Evidence IDA,IGI,IMP] [PMID 20485265]; GO_process: GO:0032049 - cardiolipin biosynthetic process [Evidence IMP] [PMID 20485265]; GO_process: GO:0006629 - lipid metabolic process [Evidence IEA]; GO_process: GO:0006655 - phosphatidylglycerol biosynthetic process [Evidence IEA]; GO_process: GO:0008654 - phospholipid biosynthetic process [Evidence IEA]; GO_process: GO:0046838 - phosphorylated carbohydrate dephosphorylation [Evidence IMP] [PMID 20485265]) has translation MNVSGTVNALRLFYNPWQFLPQITVSTFNQIPIPIPSANGKKPIRVVILDKDNCFAEPHKNVVWPEYEQHFAKLKEAYPDGVLIVSNTAGSGDDVGYKQAELLEQNTGIKVLHHTSKKPGCHSEIMDYLRTQNLATDASEVAVVGDRLMTDVLMANLMGSTSVWIRDGVVPPTSVLSRVEYALYDSLANKDQK, from the coding sequence ATGAACGTGTCTGGGACGGTGAATGCGTTGAGGTTGTTTTATAATCCGTGGCAGTTCCTGCCTCAGATCACGGTATCGACGTTTAACCAGATCCCCATCCCGATTCCGAGTGCCAATGGCAAGAAACCCATTCGAGTGGTGATTCTGGATAAGGACAATTGTTTTGCGGAGCCACATAAAAATGTGGTGTGGCCGGAGTATGAACAGCATTTTGCCAAACTGAAAGAAGCGTATCCTGACGGAGTGCTCATTGTTTCGAATACGGCAGGATCAGGAGACGATGTCGGGTATAAACAGGCCGAACTGCTTGAACAGAACACAGGGATCAAAGTTCTGCACCACACGAGCAAGAAACCAGGCTGTCATAGCGAGATCATGGACTACCTTCGAACCCAGAACCTGGCTACCGATGCCAGTGAAGTGGCCGTGGTCGGCGACAGGCTCATGACCGACGTGCTCATGGCCAATCTCATGGGTTCGACCTCGGTGTGGATCCGCGACGGTGTCGTGCCTCCTACCAGCGTCCTCTCACGTGTCGAGTACGCTCTTTACGACTCTCTAGCGAATAAAGACCAGAAATAA
- the CRZ1 gene encoding DNA-binding transcription factor CRZ1 translates to MTDSFQPELVLHQAADTLRAQAPVSGERHLFSVRKISTEPRMVVGDETRDGVSRGGLRTGAVVTNETITTVTADSGSVPTAPLFPETQKGSLKSSHEESTAATKARGEPPVKAFTTNPVSISTESTEVPVPVTVPVSTSTATSPLASRPISPTPATSKSTPSPLLATAVSGQGSDSSSGSSSGSTTETSKPPAVSSTTATATAESSERTTSINIEAEPKTSAALSPNLGSGPTEDSTSKPLAPTPTLIQKPLKTTTSTDKSDAITTTTSNSDSNAGSLAASSGLTSTGTDITDSNPVTSSDSVKSPESPSKSPISNTPASKLSPLDTPVINSETVPSTSHDSATPSTAGPTAGSLVHPTAGAPAEMSTFMHDTGDSAVPSATATRSGSATPSTTSTGNSSTTTASINPNINTSEDATIVRSDPDSKSLSPTSTTTTSTTPGKHACPYCPQTYTRNHNLKSHLLTHSYERPFTCETCSSKFRRLHDLKRHLKLHTGEKPFICEKCGRRFARGDALIRHLKSSGQCAGVRRASFVGDVDTGSSGASVAASAGEENIAASSTGVNPGSDSRGLGSRPDIFDHRNGTGLTVGSISGLKGQELVSHKGDISHFPGDGHASSTSSSGSSRGPVLVHQFSSGHGHTSSHGNSPTSSGASQGPQGPHGSHSQSPVPLPISASSSDSSSRPNKVLLLSSSNYSQAVPAPVLVTIQPNNTGPGSSSLPGMEESRLFIHAKPGLIGPRFEPPASLISYPSHSSSSNNNSHNSQGLPGSRPPAPPVLNHKPLMVDSRSLPPITGTRSYGYKQPGDLSQQASASATAGASAGASAGASAPSSSVQHQPIAPAPPQLPASTQTTTISSPVQSDRIQSVQSSTSNHRPGQLQTAVSGHPPAPAPSVHPTNHSLPRENSRIDPVPLQPQTLSQSHSHLQPQQQQKPQQVQMSTGHSILPQNEHLSPSQTHVPRPPSQPQLSFTRHNPSPSAADAPAPSTSISFTHTPPLPGTSHEPTDESSTDSLLRVVKILESRVRMLEERLHVTEGRLSFMESQR, encoded by the coding sequence ATGACGGATTCGTTTCAACCAGAATTAGTTTTACACCAGGCTGCCGATACGTTAAGAGCTCAAGCACCAGTGAGTGGTGAGCGACATTTGTTTTCAGTTAGAAAAATATCGACTGAGCCGAGGATGGTGGTTGGAGACGAGACACGCGATGGAGTGTCTCGAGGGGGTCTTCGTACGGGTGCTGTTGTTACGAACGAGACGATAACTACAGTGACTGCTGATAGTGGTTCGGTGCCGACTGCACCTCTTTTTCCAGAAACGCAAAAAGGGTCTTTAAAATCGAGTCACGAAGAGTCGACAGCAGCCACAAAAGCACGTGGAGAGCCACCTGTAAAGGCATTCACAACCAATCCAGTCTCTATATCAACTGAGTCAACTGAGGTGCCAGTGCCAGTGACAGTGCCAGTGTCAACTTCAACGGCAACGTCACCTCTGGCTTCTAGACCTATATCACCTACGCCAGCTACATCGAAATCTACTCCTAGTCCTTTGCTAGCTACAGCTGTATCTGGTCAAGGCTCCGACTCGAGCTCTGGCTCTAGCAGTGGTTCGACAACCGAGACTTCCAAACCACCAGCAGTATCTTCTACAACAGCTacagcaacagctgaaTCGTCAGAACGAACGACGTCAATTAATATCGAGGCGGAACCTAAAACTTCAGCTGCCTTGTCACCGAATTTAGGTTCCGGTCCCACTGAGGACTCTACTTCGAAACCTCTGGCTCCGACTCCGACTCTAATTCAAAAACCTCTCAAGACTACAACATCTACAGATAAAAGCGACGCTATCACGACTACAACAAGCAATTCTGACAGCAATGCTGGTTCATTGGCTGCCAGCTCTGGTCTGACTAGCACTGGCACCGATATCACGGATTCGAATCCCGTTACTAGTTCAGATTCAGTCAAAAGTCCTGAAAGTCCGAGCAAAAGTCCGATATCGAACACCCCTGCATCGAAACTTTCACCACTTGACACGCCGGTTATTAATTCTGAGACAGTTCCTAGCACGTCCCACGATTCAGCAACTCCTTCTACAGCAGGTCCTACAGCAGGATCTCTAGTACATCCCACAGCAGGTGCACCAGCTGAGATGTCGACATTTATGCACGATACAGGTGATAGCGCCGTGCCCAGTGCCACAGCTACTAGATCCGGTTCTGCCACCCCCTCCACCACTAGCACcggcaacagcagcaccaccaccgcctCAATCAACCCTAACATCAACACAAGTGAGGACGCCACAATCGTTAGATCAGATCCAGATTCAAAATCCTTGTCTCCGACTtctacaacaacaacatctaCAACTCCCGGGAAACACGCGTGCCCGTATTGTCCTCAGACATACACGCGGAATCACAACCTGAAGTCACATCTATTAACACATTCTTACGAGCGTCCCTTTACGTGCGAGACGTGCTCGTCTAAATTCCGACGACTCCACGATTTAAAGAGACATCTCAAGTTACATACTGGAGAAAAGCCTTTTATTTGTGAAAAGTGTGGTCGTCGGTTCGCACGGGGGGACGCTCTAATCCGACATTTGAAATCGTCAGGCCAGTGTGCAGGGGTAAGACGAGCCAGTTTTGTTGGAGATGTTGATACTGGGTCAAGTGGCGCAAGTGTGGCTGCAAGTGCAGGTGAAGAAAATATTGCTGCAAGTTCTACAGGAGTCAATCCAGGAAGTGATAGTAGAGGTTTAGGAAGTAGACCCGATATTTTCGATCATCGAAATGGTACAGGATTAACGGTTGGTTCGATTTCTGGACTCAAAGGGCAGGAACTTGTCAGCCACAAGGGTGATATCAGCCACTTTCCAGGTGATGGACATgctagcagcaccagcagcagtggtagcAGTCGTGGTCCTGTATTAGTACATCAGTTTAGTTCAGGTCATGGCCATACTTCGAGTCATGGAAATAGTCCTACAAGCTCCGGTGCCTCACAGGGACCACAGGGACCCCACGGTTCACACTCTCAATCTCCAGTTCCATTACCAATATCAGCCTCTTCGAGTGATTCGAGTTCCAGACCGAATAAAGTGCTGCTGTTATCGTCGTCAAATTACAGCCAGGCAGTTCCCGCCCCTGTTCTAGTAACTATCCAGCCGAATAACACTGGCCCTGGCTCCTCAAGCTTACCAGGTATGGAAGAGTCCAGACTGTTTATCCATGCGAAACCCGGTCTGATTGGTCCTCGTTTCGAACCTCCAGCCTCGCTCATTTCCTATCCCTCCCATAGCAGTTctagcaacaacaacagccacaacagccagggtctgccAGGTTCTCGACCCCCAGCACCCCCTGTTCTCAATCACAAACCGCTCATGGTCGATAGCAGGTCGCTACCTCCTATCACTGGAACCCGCTCGTATGGCTATAAACAGCCAGGAGATCTCAGTCAGCAAGCATCAGcgtcagcaacagcaggagccTCAGCAGGAGCCTCAGCAGGAGCCTCAGCTCCATCATCCTCAGTCCAGCATCAGCCAATTgctccagcacctccaCAACTGCCAGCTTCGACTCAAACAACAACGATCTCCTCACCTGTGCAATCAGACCGCATCCAGTCTGTCCAGAGCAGCACTTCAAACCACAGACCAGGTCAGTTACAAACAGCAGTCTCAGGACAtcctcctgctcctgctccttctgTTCATCCTACCAATCACTCCCTGCCACGAGAGAACTCAAGAATCGACCCTGTTCCGTTGCAACCTCAAACTCTCTCGCAATCCCACTCACACCTTCAgccacaacagcagcagaaaccACAACAGGTGCAAATGTCGACCGGACACTCGATTCTCCCACAAAACGAGCACCTGTCGCCCTCGCAAACCCACGTCCCCAGACCCCCATCGCAACCACAGCTGTCATTCACCCGCCACAACCCCTCACCCTCTGCTGCAGACGCTCCTGCCCCTTCCACATCCATTTCCTTTACCCACACCCCTCCATTACCAGGCACATCCCACGAACCCACTGACGAATCCTCAACAGACTCGCTTCTCCGAGTGGTCAAAATCCTCGAATCGCGAGTCCGGATGCTGGAAGAACGGCTCCACGTCACCGAAGGACGGCTCTCGTTCATGGAAAGCCAGCGTTAA
- the GID7 gene encoding glucose-induced degradation complex subunit GID7 (Subunit of GID Complex that binds directly to central component Vid30p; GID complex is involved in proteasome-dependent catabolite inactivation of fructose-1,6-bisphosphatase; Gid7p contains six WD40 repeats; computational analysis suggests that Gid7p and Moh1p have similar functions; GO_component: GO:0034657 - GID complex [Evidence IDA] [PMID 18508925]; GO_component: GO:0005737 - cytoplasm [Evidence IEA,IEA]; GO_component: GO:0005737 - cytoplasm [Evidence IDA] [PMID 14562095]; GO_component: GO:0005634 - nucleus [Evidence IEA,IEA]; GO_component: GO:0005634 - nucleus [Evidence IDA] [PMID 14562095]; GO_function: GO:0003674 - molecular_function [Evidence ND]; GO_process: GO:0045721 - negative regulation of gluconeogenesis [Evidence IMP] [PMID 12686616]; GO_process: GO:0043161 - proteasome-mediated ubiquitin-dependent protein catabolic process [Evidence IMP] [PMID 12686616]): MTAIPMNRTRDSNNSSSTSNNSNGNSASSTSNGNSKLASTTGIEANGNGNNQNGNSTIASSASITSTESTAATLSERDSSAKNTSGIGTEVLSPTYFGFDKKETTRLLIQSLHDLGYHDIGKSLENASGYTIESPQVVDLRNAVLSGEWDNAEQILLAGSIEVPNPSDINSMIFLIRKQRYLEILEKDDREEALWFLRNQLSPVNGNGHKEELHFLSKLAMFSLDDIKADAHWDGVNGKSRQLLLESLQEHLSPSIMIPPHRLATLLHQAKSSQLKASDYYLGDESSATSDFSLYKDYVGDRTKFPNVTTHILKDHFDEVWYLAFSNDGKYLASSSADKRVFIWDVEDNFKLHRRLEGHHKGVVFFSWSPNDKYIVSCGQDSHAIVWDVQKGEKVSQASHDEAVDSCAWSHDNRSFITGSPDKKMILWDLDGREIHTWTNIRAQSMAVTPDGNRLIVICSDMIIHVFDLRTYEMITQISVSNKILTSISVSRDSRYAVISVAPEEIHLWDLETYRLVRKYVGQLQDEFVIRSSFGGLNENFILSGSEDSHVYIWNRDNANLIEALPGHTGTVNCVQWRPGHPAMFASAGDDSTIRIWQPASRQDL, from the coding sequence ATGACTGCAATTCCAATGAACAGAACCAGagacagcaacaacagtagcagtacTAGTAATAACAGCAATGGCAACTCTGCTAGTAGCACTTCTAATGGGAATAGCAAACTAGCTAGTACTACAGGCATTGAAGCtaatggcaatggcaaCAATCAAAATGGTAATAGTACAATAGCCAGTTCTGCATCTATTACTAGCACCGAATCAACAGCTGCTACTCTTAGTGAACGAGACAGTTCTGCTAAAAATACTTCTGGCATTGGCACGGAGGTGCTGTCCCCGACCTATTTCGGTTTTGATAAGAAAGAAACCACCAGACTGCTAATCCAGTCTTTACACGACCTAGGATACCATGATATAGGCAAGAGCCTGGAAAATGCGTCTGGGTATACAATTGAATCGCCTCAAGTGGTGGATTTACGAAATGCCGTGCTATCTGGCGAATGGGATAATGCTGAACAGATACTGTTAGCAGGATCGATAGAAGTGCCGAACCCATCGGATATCAATTCCATGATCTTTCTTATTCGCAAACAGCGGTATTTAGAAATCCTCGAGAAAGACGACAGAGAAGAAGCCCTGTGGTTTTTGCGTAACCAGCTATCCCCAGTCAACGGCAACGGTCATAAAGAAGAATTGCATTTTCTGAGTAAACTAGCCATGTTTTCTCTAGACGATATCAAGGCTGATGCCCATTGGGACGGAGTCAATGGCAAATCAAGACAGTTATTATTAGAATCATTACAAGAGCATCTGTCGCCATCAATAATGATCCCCCCTCATCGACTAGCGACACTACTACACCAAGCAAAGAGTTCTCAACTCAAAGCTTCGGATTACTATTTAGGAGATGAATCGTCGGCAACGAGCGATTTCTCGCTTTATAAAGACTACGTAGGAGATCGAACCAAGTTTCCTAATGTTACGACACATATACTTAAAGACCATTTTGATGAGGTCTGGTATCTGGCGTTCTCTAACGATGGCAAGTATCTTGCCTCTTCGTCGGCTGACAAACGGGTGTTTATCTGGGATGTAGAAGACAACTTCAAACTCCATAGACGACTAGAAGGACATCATAAAGGAGTGGTGTTTTTCAGCTGGTCTCCGAATGACAAGTATATTGTCAGTTGTGGCCAAGACAGTCACGCTATAGTGTGGGATGTTCAAAAGGGCGAGAAAGTGAGTCAAGCGTCGCATGATGAAGCAGTGGATTCCTGTGCCTGGTCACACGACAATCGGTCTTTCATCACTGGCAGTCCCGACAAGAAAATGATCCTTTGGGATCTCGACGGCAGAGAAATTCATACCTGGACAAACATTCGGGCACAGAGCATGGCAGTGACGCCAGACGGAAACCGGCTTATTGTCATCTGTAGCGACATGATCATTCATGTGTTTGATCTTCGCACATACGAAATGATTACCCAGATATCCGTGTCTAACAAGATCCTCACCTCGATAAGTGTGTCACGCGATTCGCGATACGCAGTGATCAGTGTTGCTCCTGAAGAAATCCATCTCTGGGACCTTGAAACCTACCGACTGGTGCGGAAATACGTCGGCCAACTGCAGGACGAGTTCGTGATCCGGTCGAGTTTCGGTGGTCTCAACGAGAACTTCATTCTCAGCGGAAGCGAAGACAGCCACGTCTACATCTGGAACCGCGACAACGCCAACCTCATCGAGGCGCTTCCTGGCCACACGGGCACCGTCAACTGCGTGCAATGGCGCCCCGGCCACCCTGCCATGTTCGCCTCTGCCGGCGACGACAGCACCATTCGCATCTGGCAACCCGCCAGCCGCCAGGACctataa